A window of Eikenella corrodens contains these coding sequences:
- the hpaR gene encoding homoprotocatechuate degradation operon regulator HpaR — translation MIKHSKHSSLNIALIQAREALMTHFRPLLNEIGLTDQQWRILRLLAENGTMDFQDLARSACILRPSLTGILTRLEKMKLVVRLRPANDHRRVYLKLTEEGERTFNDFVGKIDACYDGIENQLSKEKLEQLHELLSQMAAIHVATMARM, via the coding sequence ATGATCAAGCATTCCAAACATTCTTCGCTCAATATTGCGTTAATACAGGCGCGCGAAGCGTTGATGACGCATTTTCGCCCGCTGCTCAACGAAATCGGCCTCACCGACCAGCAATGGCGCATCCTGCGCCTTTTGGCCGAAAACGGTACGATGGATTTCCAAGACCTAGCGCGCAGCGCCTGCATCCTGCGACCCAGCCTCACCGGCATCCTCACCCGCCTGGAAAAAATGAAGCTGGTGGTGCGCCTGCGCCCGGCCAACGACCACCGCCGCGTTTATCTCAAGCTTACCGAGGAAGGCGAGCGCACCTTCAACGACTTTGTCGGCAAAATCGATGCCTGTTACGACGGCATCGAAAATCAGCTTTCCAAAGAAAAACTGGAACAGCTGCATGAGTTGCTGAGCCAAATGGCTGCTATCCATGTAGCCACAATGGCGCGGATGTGA
- the fabB gene encoding beta-ketoacyl-ACP synthase I, whose translation MKRVVVTGIGIVSSLGNNCREVLESLRQLKSGIAFDESYREMGLRSHVAGNINIDTKEHIDRKILRFMGNAAAYAYIAMKEAIAHAGLTEEQVSNVRTGIVAGSGGASSASQVEAADTLRESGVKRIGPYGVTKTMASTVAACLATPFKIKGVNYSISSACSTSAHCIGHAAELIQLGKQDIVFAGGGEEVSWQMSSLFDAMGALSSKYNDTPEQASRAYDADRDGFVISGGGSILVMEEYEHAKARGANILCELTGYGATSDGHDMVQPSGEGAVRCMQMALAQHGGSVDYINAHGTSTPVGDTKELGAIRETFEGKEVPLISSTKSLSGHALGAAGSNEAIYSILMMLNDFVCASANVLNLDEKAAGLPIVRENISKKLNAVMSNSFGFGGTNATLIFSRV comes from the coding sequence ATGAAACGAGTAGTCGTAACCGGTATCGGCATCGTGTCCAGCTTGGGCAACAACTGCCGCGAAGTGCTCGAATCGCTGCGCCAGCTCAAATCCGGCATCGCTTTTGATGAAAGCTACCGTGAAATGGGCTTGCGCTCACACGTGGCCGGCAACATCAACATCGATACCAAAGAGCACATCGACCGCAAAATCCTGCGCTTTATGGGCAATGCCGCAGCCTATGCCTATATCGCCATGAAAGAAGCCATCGCCCACGCCGGGCTCACCGAAGAGCAGGTGTCGAACGTTCGCACCGGCATCGTGGCCGGCAGCGGCGGCGCCTCTTCCGCCTCGCAAGTGGAAGCCGCCGATACCCTGCGCGAGAGCGGCGTGAAGCGCATCGGCCCTTACGGCGTAACCAAAACCATGGCCTCCACCGTGGCTGCCTGCTTGGCTACCCCGTTTAAAATCAAAGGTGTGAACTATTCCATCAGCTCCGCCTGCTCCACTTCCGCCCACTGTATCGGCCACGCTGCCGAACTGATTCAGCTTGGCAAACAAGACATCGTGTTTGCCGGCGGCGGCGAAGAAGTATCGTGGCAGATGAGTTCCCTGTTTGACGCCATGGGCGCGTTATCGAGCAAATACAACGACACGCCCGAACAGGCCAGCCGTGCCTACGATGCCGACCGCGACGGCTTCGTGATTTCCGGCGGCGGCAGCATTTTGGTGATGGAAGAATACGAACACGCCAAAGCGCGCGGTGCCAACATCCTGTGCGAACTCACCGGCTACGGCGCCACTTCCGACGGCCACGACATGGTGCAGCCGTCCGGCGAAGGCGCGGTGCGCTGCATGCAGATGGCGCTCGCCCAGCACGGCGGCAGCGTGGACTACATTAATGCCCACGGCACGTCCACCCCGGTGGGCGACACCAAAGAACTCGGCGCCATCCGCGAAACCTTTGAAGGCAAAGAAGTGCCGCTCATCAGTTCCACCAAATCCCTATCCGGCCACGCGCTGGGCGCTGCCGGCTCGAACGAGGCGATTTACTCCATTCTGATGATGCTCAACGATTTCGTGTGTGCCAGCGCCAATGTGCTGAACTTAGATGAAAAAGCCGCCGGCCTGCCGATTGTGCGCGAAAACATCAGCAAAAAGCTCAATGCCGTGATGTCGAACAGCTTCGGCTTCGGTGGCACCAATGCCACGTTGATTTTCAGCCGCGTGTAG
- the fabA gene encoding 3-hydroxyacyl-[acyl-carrier-protein] dehydratase FabA produces the protein MSNFVPQNSYTKEELLACGRGELFGTGNAQLPLPDMLMIDRIVNINNTGGKYGKGEIIAELDIHPDLWFFGCHFIGDPVMPGCLGLDAMWQLVGFFLGWTGAPGRGRALGCAEVKFTGQVLPKHKKITYHIHMKRVMNSKLVLGIADAEMSVDGHKIYEGNGLRVGLFTSTDDF, from the coding sequence ATGAGCAATTTCGTTCCACAAAACAGCTACACCAAAGAAGAACTCTTGGCCTGCGGCCGCGGCGAGCTTTTCGGCACGGGCAACGCGCAGCTGCCGCTGCCCGATATGCTGATGATCGACCGCATCGTGAACATCAACAACACCGGCGGTAAATACGGCAAGGGCGAAATCATCGCCGAATTGGATATCCACCCCGATTTGTGGTTCTTCGGCTGCCATTTCATCGGCGATCCGGTGATGCCCGGCTGCCTAGGTTTGGACGCCATGTGGCAATTAGTCGGCTTCTTCCTGGGCTGGACAGGCGCGCCCGGCCGCGGCCGCGCCCTGGGCTGTGCCGAAGTGAAATTCACCGGCCAGGTATTGCCCAAACACAAGAAAATCACTTACCACATCCACATGAAGCGCGTGATGAACAGCAAGCTGGTGTTGGGCATTGCCGATGCGGAAATGAGCGTGGACGGCCATAAGATTTACGAAGGCAACGGCCTGCGCGTAGGTTTGTTTACCAGCACAGACGATTTCTAG
- a CDS encoding valine--tRNA ligase — translation MLNKYAPSELESKHYQNWEAKGYFSADFSKPESFSIQLPPPNVTGTLHMGHAFNQTIMDGLARYYRMKGRNTCWIPGTDHAGIATQIVVERQLAAQNVSRHDLGREKFLEKVWEWKEVSGGTITQQMRRVGCSADWTREYFTMDDVRAETVTEVFVRLYEQGLIYRGKRLVNWDPVLGTAVSDLEVESVEEQGSMWHIRYPLADNPAEAVVVATTRPETLLGDVAVAVHPEDERYTHLIGKQLTLPLTGRTIPVIADEYVEKDFGSGCVKITPAHDFNDYEVGKRHNTELISVLGLDAKILAEAQACDYRGTPTQVCRLPEKYAGLDRFEARKQIVADLDAAGLLVKTEPHKLMTPKGDRTGSVIEPMLTNQWFVAMNAKPQGIEPNSEYRGLSLAEKAKKAVDSGAVRFIPENWVNTYNQWMNNIQDWCISRQLWWGHQIPAWYDEEGRVYVAQDEFGAYWDAFAVRYEARQNAGIADNSDLRLMADFIRVVQKLESLELPADNVQAALADEKARAVKQAQAAGIRLTRDEDVLDTWFSSALVPFSTLGWPSETDELKAFLPSNVLVTGYEIIFFWVARMIMMTTHFTGKVPFKDVYIHGIVRDHEGKKMSKSEGNVIDPVDLIDGIDLDKLLVKRTTGLRKPETAPKVEEATRKLFPEGIPSMGTDALRFTMASYASLGRSVNFDFKRAEGYRNFCNKIWNATNFVLMNTENQDCGYGATATEPRGYSFPDMWIIGRLNQTIEQVTQAYETYRFDLAAETLYSFVWNDYCDWYLELAKVQLQTGCASRQRATRHTLLRVLEAALRLLHPIIPFITEELWQTVAPMCDAKTADSIMLARFPEADREQIVQTTFEQMTVLQDLIGAVRNLRGEMGIQPNVKAPLFVESADDLADYLKYLPMMTRLTEAQQVAALPESEDAPVAVCNGARLMLKVEIDKAAETARLSKEAEKLQKALDKLNAKLSKPGYVDKAPAHLVEKDKAELAELEEKMAKVQSALAKLKE, via the coding sequence ATGCTCAACAAATACGCCCCCTCCGAACTTGAATCCAAACACTATCAAAACTGGGAAGCCAAAGGCTATTTCTCCGCCGATTTTTCCAAACCCGAAAGTTTCTCCATCCAACTGCCGCCGCCCAACGTTACCGGCACGCTGCACATGGGCCACGCCTTCAACCAAACCATCATGGACGGACTGGCGCGCTATTACCGCATGAAAGGCCGCAACACCTGCTGGATTCCCGGCACCGACCATGCCGGCATCGCCACGCAAATCGTGGTCGAGCGCCAGCTTGCCGCGCAAAACGTGTCGCGTCATGATTTGGGTCGTGAAAAATTCTTGGAAAAAGTGTGGGAATGGAAAGAAGTGTCCGGCGGCACGATTACGCAGCAGATGCGCCGCGTGGGCTGCTCTGCCGACTGGACGCGCGAGTATTTTACGATGGACGACGTGCGCGCCGAAACCGTGACCGAAGTGTTCGTGCGCCTGTATGAGCAAGGCTTGATTTACCGCGGCAAACGCTTGGTGAACTGGGATCCCGTGCTTGGCACGGCGGTGTCGGATTTGGAAGTGGAAAGCGTGGAAGAACAGGGCTCTATGTGGCACATCCGCTATCCGCTGGCGGACAATCCTGCCGAAGCGGTGGTGGTGGCGACCACGCGCCCCGAAACATTGCTGGGCGACGTGGCCGTTGCCGTCCATCCCGAAGACGAACGCTACACGCATTTAATCGGCAAGCAATTAACCCTGCCGCTCACCGGCCGCACCATTCCCGTGATTGCGGACGAATATGTAGAAAAAGACTTCGGTTCAGGCTGCGTTAAAATCACGCCCGCGCACGATTTTAACGACTACGAAGTCGGCAAACGGCACAACACCGAACTCATCAGCGTATTGGGTTTGGATGCGAAAATCCTTGCCGAAGCGCAGGCCTGCGATTATCGCGGCACGCCCACGCAGGTGTGCAGGCTGCCTGAAAAATACGCGGGGCTGGACCGCTTTGAAGCGCGCAAACAAATCGTGGCCGATTTGGACGCAGCCGGCCTGCTGGTGAAAACTGAACCGCACAAACTGATGACGCCGAAAGGCGACCGCACCGGCTCCGTGATTGAGCCGATGCTGACCAACCAATGGTTTGTCGCCATGAATGCCAAGCCGCAGGGCATCGAGCCGAACAGCGAATACCGCGGCCTGAGTTTGGCGGAAAAGGCGAAAAAGGCGGTGGACAGCGGCGCGGTGCGCTTTATCCCCGAAAACTGGGTCAACACCTACAACCAATGGATGAACAACATCCAAGACTGGTGCATTTCGCGCCAACTGTGGTGGGGGCATCAAATCCCCGCGTGGTATGACGAAGAAGGCAGGGTGTATGTGGCGCAGGACGAGTTCGGCGCGTATTGGGATGCCTTTGCCGTCCGCTACGAAGCACGCCAAAACGCAGGTATCGCGGACAACAGCGATTTGCGCCTGATGGCGGATTTTATCCGCGTGGTGCAGAAGCTGGAAAGTTTGGAACTGCCCGCCGACAATGTGCAGGCTGCTTTGGCAGACGAAAAAGCCCGCGCTGTTAAGCAGGCGCAAGCCGCAGGTATACGGCTTACACGCGACGAGGACGTGCTGGACACATGGTTCTCCTCCGCGCTCGTGCCGTTTTCCACGCTCGGCTGGCCGTCCGAAACCGACGAACTCAAAGCCTTCCTGCCGTCCAACGTCTTGGTTACCGGCTACGAAATCATCTTCTTCTGGGTCGCCCGCATGATTATGATGACCACCCACTTCACCGGCAAAGTACCGTTTAAAGACGTGTATATCCACGGCATCGTGCGCGACCACGAAGGCAAAAAAATGTCCAAATCCGAAGGCAACGTCATCGACCCCGTCGATTTGATTGACGGCATCGACTTGGACAAACTGCTGGTGAAACGCACCACCGGCCTGCGCAAACCCGAAACCGCGCCGAAAGTGGAAGAAGCCACACGCAAACTCTTCCCCGAAGGCATCCCCAGCATGGGCACGGACGCCTTGCGCTTCACCATGGCGAGCTACGCCAGCCTCGGCCGCAGCGTGAACTTCGACTTCAAACGCGCCGAAGGCTACCGCAACTTCTGCAACAAAATCTGGAACGCCACCAACTTCGTCTTGATGAACACCGAAAATCAAGACTGCGGCTACGGCGCAACCGCCACCGAACCGCGCGGCTACTCCTTCCCCGATATGTGGATCATAGGCCGTCTGAATCAGACCATCGAGCAGGTTACGCAAGCCTACGAAACCTACCGCTTTGATTTGGCAGCGGAAACCCTGTACAGCTTCGTGTGGAACGACTATTGCGACTGGTATTTGGAACTCGCCAAAGTACAGCTCCAAACCGGCTGCGCCAGCCGCCAACGTGCCACACGCCATACCTTATTGCGCGTACTCGAAGCCGCCCTGCGCCTGCTGCACCCGATTATCCCGTTCATCACCGAAGAATTGTGGCAAACCGTCGCCCCCATGTGCGACGCGAAAACCGCCGACAGCATCATGCTCGCCCGCTTCCCCGAAGCCGACCGCGAACAAATCGTTCAGACGACCTTCGAGCAAATGACCGTGTTGCAGGATTTGATCGGTGCCGTCCGCAACCTGCGCGGCGAAATGGGCATCCAGCCCAACGTAAAAGCCCCGCTGTTTGTCGAAAGCGCGGACGACTTGGCGGACTACCTCAAATACCTGCCGATGATGACCCGCCTGACCGAAGCACAGCAAGTCGCCGCCCTGCCCGAAAGCGAAGACGCGCCCGTCGCCGTCTGCAACGGCGCGCGCCTGATGCTGAAAGTCGAAATCGACAAAGCCGCCGAAACCGCCCGCTTGAGCAAAGAAGCCGAGAAGCTGCAAAAAGCCTTGGACAAACTCAACGCCAAACTCTCCAAACCCGGCTATGTGGACAAAGCCCCCGCGCATTTGGTGGAAAAAGATAAAGCCGAACTGGCGGAGTTGGAAGAGAAGATGGCCAAAGTGCAAAGCGCATTGGCGAAGCTGAAAGAGTAA
- the ybeY gene encoding rRNA maturation RNase YbeY, with amino-acid sequence MKTAKRYPFPALLRQRLQLYFADQARLPGCPGEAQFRRWAWQAVKSQYRRAEIGLLLLDEETAHAYNRDYRQKDYATNVLSFALDEGEQAALAGLSGSLPVLRGDLVICPQVVAREAAEQGKTLEAHFAHLTLHGVLHLMGYDHIEPNEAEAMEALEIRLMNQLGYPNPYAQDAD; translated from the coding sequence ATGAAAACCGCCAAACGTTATCCCTTTCCCGCCCTGTTGCGCCAACGCCTGCAACTGTATTTTGCCGATCAAGCCCGGCTGCCCGGCTGCCCGGGCGAGGCGCAATTCCGCCGCTGGGCGTGGCAGGCCGTGAAATCGCAGTACCGCCGTGCCGAAATCGGCCTGCTGCTGCTCGACGAAGAAACCGCCCACGCCTACAACCGCGACTACCGCCAAAAAGACTACGCCACCAACGTGCTCAGCTTTGCGCTGGATGAAGGCGAGCAGGCCGCTTTGGCCGGGCTTTCAGGTAGCCTGCCCGTTTTGCGCGGCGACCTGGTTATCTGCCCGCAGGTGGTGGCGCGTGAGGCTGCCGAACAGGGCAAAACCTTGGAAGCGCACTTCGCCCACCTCACCCTGCACGGCGTACTGCACCTGATGGGGTACGACCACATCGAGCCTAATGAAGCCGAAGCCATGGAAGCACTTGAAATCCGCCTGATGAATCAGTTAGGATACCCCAACCCCTACGCACAGGATGCAGACTGA
- a CDS encoding HlyC/CorC family transporter: MDDHPAKPGFFERLFGRLAGDGPDSPEDILALLRQAREQKIFDEDTQQWLEKIIDFRGLEVRDAMISRAQMDVVKAGDSISRIIAYVVGTTHSRFPVIADDKDNVLGILHAKDLLKYTLNPEQFKLENVLRPAVFVPEGKPLNVLLKEFRDMHNHLAVVVDEYGSISGLVTLEDVIEQILGDIEDEFDEDDSADNIFAVSPDRWRINAVTEIEDVNEFFGTDYSDEEVNTIGGLVIKELGHLPVRGEKAVIGPLQFTVARADNRRLHTLMAVKAKPE, encoded by the coding sequence ATGGACGACCACCCGGCCAAGCCCGGATTTTTTGAACGGCTGTTCGGCCGCCTCGCCGGCGACGGCCCCGATTCCCCCGAAGACATACTCGCCCTGCTGCGCCAAGCGCGCGAACAGAAAATCTTCGATGAAGACACCCAGCAATGGCTGGAAAAAATCATCGATTTCCGCGGGCTGGAAGTGCGCGACGCCATGATCAGCCGCGCCCAAATGGACGTGGTGAAAGCCGGCGACAGCATCAGCCGCATCATCGCCTATGTGGTGGGCACCACCCATTCCCGCTTCCCCGTGATTGCCGACGACAAAGACAACGTGCTCGGCATCCTGCACGCCAAAGACCTGCTCAAATACACCCTCAATCCCGAACAATTCAAGCTTGAAAACGTGCTGCGCCCGGCCGTGTTCGTGCCCGAGGGCAAGCCGTTGAACGTGTTGCTTAAAGAGTTTCGCGATATGCACAACCACCTGGCCGTGGTGGTGGACGAATACGGCAGCATCAGCGGCCTGGTCACGCTGGAAGACGTAATCGAGCAGATTTTGGGCGACATCGAAGACGAGTTCGACGAAGACGACAGCGCAGACAATATCTTCGCCGTTTCCCCCGACCGCTGGCGCATCAACGCCGTTACCGAAATCGAAGACGTGAACGAATTTTTCGGCACGGACTACAGCGATGAAGAAGTGAACACCATCGGCGGGCTGGTAATCAAAGAGCTCGGCCATCTGCCCGTGCGCGGCGAAAAAGCCGTTATCGGCCCCCTGCAATTCACCGTGGCCCGCGCCGACAACCGCCGCCTGCACACGCTGATGGCGGTGAAAGCCAAACCCGAATAA
- a CDS encoding DUF6968 family protein, protein MHRIIGYRELRTGNGELVEITLYQPFFSDEYKAYICQYKISKQDYLDEGRVIGEDMLQAIYLAMIKLGVILSHTDYWKKENLSWYGDKNLGFPLPDHLN, encoded by the coding sequence ATGCATAGAATCATAGGATACAGAGAATTACGTACAGGAAATGGCGAACTTGTTGAGATTACCTTGTATCAGCCCTTTTTTTCCGACGAATACAAAGCATATATTTGCCAATATAAAATAAGCAAACAGGATTATTTGGATGAGGGCAGGGTAATCGGTGAAGATATGCTGCAAGCTATTTATTTAGCCATGATCAAACTCGGTGTCATCCTGTCTCACACAGATTATTGGAAAAAGGAAAATTTATCTTGGTATGGGGACAAAAATCTTGGGTTTCCCTTACCCGATCATTTAAACTAA
- a CDS encoding DUF808 domain-containing protein has translation MVFSSLLTLLDDIASVLDDVALMTKVAAKKTAGVVGDDLALNANQVTGVRADRELPIVWAVAKGSLVNKLILIPAALLLSVFAPALITPLLMLGGGYLCFEGVEKLLHKLMHRRDGSAHSVPDELIDENAKIKGAIRTDFILSAEIVIIALGVVAESSLTTQIISLLLIGIGLTIFVYGIVAVIVKADDFGFALMRRPATAAVGKAIILFMPWFMRGVSIVGTLAMFLVGGGIFAHNWGALHHWLNEHHWDSGLTGTLAYLITGLVVGAVACTVVLPLMKLWEKRRQD, from the coding sequence ATGGTTTTCTCCTCCCTCCTCACCCTGCTCGACGACATAGCCTCCGTGCTCGACGACGTGGCCTTGATGACCAAAGTGGCCGCCAAAAAAACCGCCGGCGTGGTGGGCGACGATTTGGCGCTCAATGCCAACCAGGTAACCGGCGTGCGCGCCGACCGCGAGCTGCCTATCGTGTGGGCGGTGGCCAAGGGCTCACTGGTGAACAAGCTGATTCTGATTCCCGCCGCCCTGCTGCTTTCCGTGTTCGCGCCCGCGCTGATTACGCCGCTTTTAATGCTCGGCGGCGGCTATTTGTGTTTCGAAGGCGTGGAAAAACTGCTGCACAAGCTGATGCACCGCCGCGACGGCAGCGCCCACAGCGTGCCCGACGAATTGATAGACGAAAACGCCAAAATCAAAGGCGCCATCCGTACCGACTTCATCCTCTCTGCCGAAATCGTCATCATTGCCCTGGGCGTGGTGGCCGAATCCAGTCTTACCACCCAAATCATCAGCCTGCTGCTCATCGGCATCGGGCTCACCATATTTGTGTACGGCATCGTGGCGGTGATTGTGAAGGCCGACGACTTCGGCTTCGCCCTGATGCGCCGCCCGGCCACCGCTGCGGTTGGCAAAGCCATTATTTTGTTTATGCCGTGGTTTATGCGCGGCGTCAGCATCGTGGGTACGCTGGCCATGTTCCTCGTGGGTGGCGGCATTTTTGCCCACAATTGGGGCGCGCTGCACCATTGGCTGAACGAACACCACTGGGACAGCGGCCTCACCGGCACACTCGCCTACCTAATCACCGGCCTCGTCGTGGGCGCGGTTGCCTGCACGGTGGTGTTGCCGCTGATGAAGCTGTGGGAAAAGCGTCGGCAGGATTGA